One Candidatus Dadabacteria bacterium genomic region harbors:
- a CDS encoding O-methyltransferase, whose translation MKQSEKERKLAIVHPVIDAYMDSLAGGAAFPPEDETVSEMENLARERDFPIVGRLAGRFLFQQALMLGARRVFELGSGFGYSAYWFAKAAGPGGSVVCTDRSEENAASAAEFMKKSGLEKIVSFRAGDALQILSETRGTFDIIFCDADKESYPEMFAAARGRVRKGGLFIADNAFWDGRAARPDGAPDSEAVARFNKLVAADPDFMTVQVPIRDGLSVSLRLR comes from the coding sequence TTGAAACAAAGCGAGAAAGAACGGAAATTAGCCATAGTCCACCCGGTGATAGACGCCTATATGGATTCTCTCGCCGGGGGCGCGGCGTTTCCGCCGGAGGACGAAACCGTTTCCGAAATGGAGAATCTGGCGCGGGAAAGGGACTTCCCCATAGTGGGGCGGCTTGCGGGCAGGTTTCTTTTTCAGCAGGCGCTGATGCTCGGCGCGCGCAGGGTTTTTGAACTGGGCTCCGGCTTCGGGTATTCGGCCTACTGGTTTGCCAAGGCGGCGGGTCCCGGCGGCTCGGTTGTATGCACGGACAGGTCGGAGGAAAACGCGGCTTCCGCCGCGGAGTTTATGAAGAAAAGCGGCCTTGAAAAGATCGTGTCCTTCCGCGCGGGCGACGCGCTGCAAATCCTGTCGGAAACGCGGGGAACTTTTGACATAATTTTTTGCGATGCGGACAAGGAAAGTTATCCCGAAATGTTTGCCGCCGCGCGGGGCAGGGTTCGCAAGGGGGGGCTTTTTATTGCGGACAACGCCTTCTGGGACGGCAGGGCCGCCCGCCCGGACGGCGCGCCCGATTCCGAGGCCGTTGCGCGGTTCAACAAACTGGTCGCCGCCGACCCGGATTTTATGACGGTTCAAGTTCCCATAAGAGACGGCCTCTCGGTGAGCCTGCGGCTTCGTTAA